A single genomic interval of Camelina sativa cultivar DH55 chromosome 11, Cs, whole genome shotgun sequence harbors:
- the LOC104725360 gene encoding protein XRI1 isoform X1: protein MDYGDDDRSTSWNWQENYNHQPQSHFSDVPDCTMTEVTLNQEDHSYMFDDETTPVKACSDLGYHVTTDDTNRKLEVHSETRSALKRRRMLQFEDQPETSLFSSESFSAILKSSARDDTFDELLPEGSQLIEGFSEDVSASSFEGLDLYAEEWYAECLNDAETPTLPNDLNFGSPDVQVDISEYLNVPPETETREVQRPVTRSSPNVIFKAGRKSFSRPVSKLPSSIIYPFAFIKPCGVHGGMTLKDINQKIRNPPPKPKEDKEEPVVIQTSAFSGKPVVGKTKIRTEGGKGSITIMRTRG, encoded by the exons atgGATTACGGAGACGACGATCG TAGCACCTCATGGAATTGGCAAGAGAACTATAATCACCAACCACAGTCTCATttct CAGATGTGCCTGATTGCACGATGACTGAAGTCACATTAAACCAAGAAGATCACTCGTACATGTTTGATGATGAAACCACTCCTGTGAAGGCGTGTAGCGACTTGGGTTATCATGTCACAACAG ATGACACGAACAGGAAACTGGAAGTGCATAGTGAGACACGTTCTGCTCTAAAGCGGCGTCGGATGTTACAATTTGAAGACCAACCTGAAACATCCCTTTTCAGCAGTGAGAGTTTCTCTGCAATCTTGAAATCAAGC GCTAGAGATGATACATTTGATGAGCTTTTACCCGAAGGGTCTCAGCTTATAGAAGGGTTTTCAG AAGACGTCTCTGCCTCAAGCTTTGAGGGCCTTGATCTGTATGCTGAAGAGTGGTATGCTGAATGCTTAAATGATGCTGAGACTCCAACCCTACCTAATGACTT AAACTTTGGTTCACCTGATGTCCAAGTAGATATTTCAG AGTATCTAAATGTGCCACCAGAAACAGAAACCCGGGAAGTTCAGCGGCCTGTTACTCGTTCTTCTCCAAATGTTATCTTTAAAG CAGGTAGGAAATCTTTTTCAAGGCCGGTTTCAAAGCTACCATCTTCTATCATCTATCCATTTGCATTCATCAAACCATGTGGGGTTCATGGTGGTATGACTCTCAAGGACATAAACCAGAAAATCCGAAATCCACCACCAAAACCaaaggaagacaaagaagagcCTGTAGTGATCCAAACTTCTGCATTCTCTGGGAAACCTGTTGTAGGGAAGACTAAAATCCGCACCGAAGGAGGAAAAGGAAGCATCACGATAATGAGGACGAGAGGCTAA
- the LOC104725360 gene encoding protein XRI1 isoform X2 — MDYGDDDRSTSWNWQENYNHQPQSHFSDVPDCTMTEVTLNQEDHSYMFDDETTPVKACSDLGYHVTTDDTNRKLEVHSETRSALKRRRMLQFEDQPETSLFSSESFSAILKSSARDDTFDELLPEGSQLIEGFSEDVSASSFEGLDLYAEEWYAECLNDAETPTLPNDLNFGSPDVQVDISEYLNVPPETETREVQRPVTRSSPNVIFKGRKSFSRPVSKLPSSIIYPFAFIKPCGVHGGMTLKDINQKIRNPPPKPKEDKEEPVVIQTSAFSGKPVVGKTKIRTEGGKGSITIMRTRG, encoded by the exons atgGATTACGGAGACGACGATCG TAGCACCTCATGGAATTGGCAAGAGAACTATAATCACCAACCACAGTCTCATttct CAGATGTGCCTGATTGCACGATGACTGAAGTCACATTAAACCAAGAAGATCACTCGTACATGTTTGATGATGAAACCACTCCTGTGAAGGCGTGTAGCGACTTGGGTTATCATGTCACAACAG ATGACACGAACAGGAAACTGGAAGTGCATAGTGAGACACGTTCTGCTCTAAAGCGGCGTCGGATGTTACAATTTGAAGACCAACCTGAAACATCCCTTTTCAGCAGTGAGAGTTTCTCTGCAATCTTGAAATCAAGC GCTAGAGATGATACATTTGATGAGCTTTTACCCGAAGGGTCTCAGCTTATAGAAGGGTTTTCAG AAGACGTCTCTGCCTCAAGCTTTGAGGGCCTTGATCTGTATGCTGAAGAGTGGTATGCTGAATGCTTAAATGATGCTGAGACTCCAACCCTACCTAATGACTT AAACTTTGGTTCACCTGATGTCCAAGTAGATATTTCAG AGTATCTAAATGTGCCACCAGAAACAGAAACCCGGGAAGTTCAGCGGCCTGTTACTCGTTCTTCTCCAAATGTTATCTTTAAAG GTAGGAAATCTTTTTCAAGGCCGGTTTCAAAGCTACCATCTTCTATCATCTATCCATTTGCATTCATCAAACCATGTGGGGTTCATGGTGGTATGACTCTCAAGGACATAAACCAGAAAATCCGAAATCCACCACCAAAACCaaaggaagacaaagaagagcCTGTAGTGATCCAAACTTCTGCATTCTCTGGGAAACCTGTTGTAGGGAAGACTAAAATCCGCACCGAAGGAGGAAAAGGAAGCATCACGATAATGAGGACGAGAGGCTAA
- the LOC104725360 gene encoding protein XRI1 isoform X4 translates to MDYGDDDRSTSWNWQENYNHQPQSHFYVPDCTMTEVTLNQEDHSYMFDDETTPVKACSDLGYHVTTDDTNRKLEVHSETRSALKRRRMLQFEDQPETSLFSSESFSAILKSSARDDTFDELLPEGSQLIEGFSEDVSASSFEGLDLYAEEWYAECLNDAETPTLPNDLNFGSPDVQVDISEYLNVPPETETREVQRPVTRSSPNVIFKAGRKSFSRPVSKLPSSIIYPFAFIKPCGVHGGMTLKDINQKIRNPPPKPKEDKEEPVVIQTSAFSGKPVVGKTKIRTEGGKGSITIMRTRG, encoded by the exons atgGATTACGGAGACGACGATCG TAGCACCTCATGGAATTGGCAAGAGAACTATAATCACCAACCACAGTCTCATttct ATGTGCCTGATTGCACGATGACTGAAGTCACATTAAACCAAGAAGATCACTCGTACATGTTTGATGATGAAACCACTCCTGTGAAGGCGTGTAGCGACTTGGGTTATCATGTCACAACAG ATGACACGAACAGGAAACTGGAAGTGCATAGTGAGACACGTTCTGCTCTAAAGCGGCGTCGGATGTTACAATTTGAAGACCAACCTGAAACATCCCTTTTCAGCAGTGAGAGTTTCTCTGCAATCTTGAAATCAAGC GCTAGAGATGATACATTTGATGAGCTTTTACCCGAAGGGTCTCAGCTTATAGAAGGGTTTTCAG AAGACGTCTCTGCCTCAAGCTTTGAGGGCCTTGATCTGTATGCTGAAGAGTGGTATGCTGAATGCTTAAATGATGCTGAGACTCCAACCCTACCTAATGACTT AAACTTTGGTTCACCTGATGTCCAAGTAGATATTTCAG AGTATCTAAATGTGCCACCAGAAACAGAAACCCGGGAAGTTCAGCGGCCTGTTACTCGTTCTTCTCCAAATGTTATCTTTAAAG CAGGTAGGAAATCTTTTTCAAGGCCGGTTTCAAAGCTACCATCTTCTATCATCTATCCATTTGCATTCATCAAACCATGTGGGGTTCATGGTGGTATGACTCTCAAGGACATAAACCAGAAAATCCGAAATCCACCACCAAAACCaaaggaagacaaagaagagcCTGTAGTGATCCAAACTTCTGCATTCTCTGGGAAACCTGTTGTAGGGAAGACTAAAATCCGCACCGAAGGAGGAAAAGGAAGCATCACGATAATGAGGACGAGAGGCTAA
- the LOC104725360 gene encoding protein XRI1 isoform X3, whose translation MDYGDDDRSTSWNWQENYNHQPQSHFSDVPDCTMTEVTLNQEDHSYMFDDETTPVKACSDLGYHVTTDDTNRKLEVHSETRSALKRRRMLQFEDQPETSLFSSESFSAILKSSARDDTFDELLPEGSQLIEGFSDVSASSFEGLDLYAEEWYAECLNDAETPTLPNDLNFGSPDVQVDISEYLNVPPETETREVQRPVTRSSPNVIFKAGRKSFSRPVSKLPSSIIYPFAFIKPCGVHGGMTLKDINQKIRNPPPKPKEDKEEPVVIQTSAFSGKPVVGKTKIRTEGGKGSITIMRTRG comes from the exons atgGATTACGGAGACGACGATCG TAGCACCTCATGGAATTGGCAAGAGAACTATAATCACCAACCACAGTCTCATttct CAGATGTGCCTGATTGCACGATGACTGAAGTCACATTAAACCAAGAAGATCACTCGTACATGTTTGATGATGAAACCACTCCTGTGAAGGCGTGTAGCGACTTGGGTTATCATGTCACAACAG ATGACACGAACAGGAAACTGGAAGTGCATAGTGAGACACGTTCTGCTCTAAAGCGGCGTCGGATGTTACAATTTGAAGACCAACCTGAAACATCCCTTTTCAGCAGTGAGAGTTTCTCTGCAATCTTGAAATCAAGC GCTAGAGATGATACATTTGATGAGCTTTTACCCGAAGGGTCTCAGCTTATAGAAGGGTTTTCAG ACGTCTCTGCCTCAAGCTTTGAGGGCCTTGATCTGTATGCTGAAGAGTGGTATGCTGAATGCTTAAATGATGCTGAGACTCCAACCCTACCTAATGACTT AAACTTTGGTTCACCTGATGTCCAAGTAGATATTTCAG AGTATCTAAATGTGCCACCAGAAACAGAAACCCGGGAAGTTCAGCGGCCTGTTACTCGTTCTTCTCCAAATGTTATCTTTAAAG CAGGTAGGAAATCTTTTTCAAGGCCGGTTTCAAAGCTACCATCTTCTATCATCTATCCATTTGCATTCATCAAACCATGTGGGGTTCATGGTGGTATGACTCTCAAGGACATAAACCAGAAAATCCGAAATCCACCACCAAAACCaaaggaagacaaagaagagcCTGTAGTGATCCAAACTTCTGCATTCTCTGGGAAACCTGTTGTAGGGAAGACTAAAATCCGCACCGAAGGAGGAAAAGGAAGCATCACGATAATGAGGACGAGAGGCTAA
- the LOC104728705 gene encoding pentatricopeptide repeat-containing protein At5g48730, chloroplastic: MVSLSTSTPHAPPLPTAFNRRPTERIITIRCISISPREPNHTIASDDSNNSSSLSLRDTRQSKWLMNIENANERDSKQSKEDTNTKIASRKAISIILRREATKAVIEKKKGSKKLLPRTVLESLHERITALRWESALRVFELLREQLWYKPNVGIYVKLIVMLGKCKQPEKAHELFQAMINEGCVVNHEVYTALLSAYSRSGRFDAAFTLLERMKSSHNCQPDVHTYSILIKSFLQVFAFDKVQDLLSDMRRQGIRPNTITYNTLIDAYGKAKMFVEMESTLIQMLGEDDCKPDSWTMNSTLRAFGGNGQIEMMENCYEKFQSSGIEPNIRTFNILLDSYGKSGNYKKMSAVMEYMQKYQYSWTIVTYNVVIDAFGRAGDLKQMEYLFRLMQSERIKPSCVTLCSLVRAYGRAGKADKIGGVLRFIENSDIRLDLVFFNCLVDAYGRLEKLAEMKGVLELMEKKGFKPDKVTYRTMVKAYRISGMTTHVKELHGVVDSVGEAQVVLKKPDF, encoded by the exons ATGGTTTCGCTCTCCACCTCCACTCCCCACGCGCCACCACTCCCGACGGCGTTTAACCGCCGACCGACGGAGAGAATTATCACAATACGATGCATCTCCATCTCCCCACGCGAGCCGAATCATACAATTGCTTCCGATGATAGCAACAATAGTTCCTCCTTGTCGCTTAGAGATACGAGGCAAAGCAAATGGCTGATGAATATTGAGAACGCGAATGAGAGAGATTCTAAGCAGAGTAAAGAGGATACAAACACGAAGATCGCTTCGAGGAAGGCCATATCGATTATACTACGAAGAGAAGCTACAAAGGCTgtaatcgagaagaagaaaggctCTAAGAAGCTTCTTCCAAGGACTGTTCTTGAGTCTCTTCACGAGAGAATCACAGCTCTCCGATGGGAATCTGCTCTTCGG GTGTTTGAACTGTTGCGTGAACAGCTATGGTATAAACCAAACGTTGGCATCTATGTAAAGCTGATTGTGATGCTTGGAAAATGCAAACAGCCGGAGAAGGCTCATGAACTATTTCAGGCAATGATTAATGAAGGTTGTGTGGTGAATCATGAAGTGTATACTGCACTTTTATCTGCGTATAGTAGGAGTGGACGATTTGATGCTGCGTTTACTCTTCTGGAACGTATGAAAAGTAGTCATAACTGTCAGCCGGATGTGCACACGTATTCCATCCTCATTAAGTCGTTTCTTCAGGTTTTTGCGTTTGATAAAGTTCAGGATCTGCTTTCTGATATGAGAAGACAGGGTATTAGACCCAATACAATCACATATAATACCCTCATCGATGCATATGGGAAAGCAAAAAT GTTTGTGGAGATGGAATCAACACTTATCCAAATGCTTGGGGAGGACGATTGCAAGCCTGATTCTTGGACAATGAATTCAACTCTTAGAGCCTTTGGGGGAAATGGACAAATAGAAATGATGGAGAATTGTTATGAGAAGTTTCAGAGCTCTGGGATTGAACCAAATATCAGAACCTTCAATATACTCCTCGATTCATATGGAAAATCAGGAAATTATAAGAAGATGAGTGCTGTGATGGAATACATGCAGAAGTATCAGTATTCATGGACCATAGTCACCTACAATGTGGTCATTGATGCGTTTGGGAGGGCAGGAGACTTAAAACAAATGGAGTACTTATTTAGACTAATGCAATCGGAGAGAATTAAACCAAGCTGTGTTACATTATGTTCTCTTGTTCGTGCCTATGGACGAGCTG GTAAAGCTGATAAAATTGGGGGAGTCTTGCGTTTCATTGAGAACTCAGACATAAGGTTAGACCTCGTGTTCTTTAACTGTCTGGTAGATGCCTATGGGAGGCTGGAAAAGTTAGCAGAGATGAAAGGAGTTCTCGAACTCATGGAGAAGAAGGGATTTAAACCTGATAAAGTTACATACAGGACAATGGTTAAGGCGTATAGAATTAGTGGCATGACTACCCATGTAAAAGAGCTTCATGGTGTTGTTGACTCTGTTGGTGAAGCCCAAGTTGTGTTGAAGAAGCCGGATTTTTAG
- the LOC104725360 gene encoding protein XRI1 isoform X5 has translation MDYGDDDRTSWNWQENYNHQPQSHFSDVPDCTMTEVTLNQEDHSYMFDDETTPVKACSDLGYHVTTDDTNRKLEVHSETRSALKRRRMLQFEDQPETSLFSSESFSAILKSSARDDTFDELLPEGSQLIEGFSEDVSASSFEGLDLYAEEWYAECLNDAETPTLPNDLNFGSPDVQVDISEYLNVPPETETREVQRPVTRSSPNVIFKAGRKSFSRPVSKLPSSIIYPFAFIKPCGVHGGMTLKDINQKIRNPPPKPKEDKEEPVVIQTSAFSGKPVVGKTKIRTEGGKGSITIMRTRG, from the exons atgGATTACGGAGACGACGATCG CACCTCATGGAATTGGCAAGAGAACTATAATCACCAACCACAGTCTCATttct CAGATGTGCCTGATTGCACGATGACTGAAGTCACATTAAACCAAGAAGATCACTCGTACATGTTTGATGATGAAACCACTCCTGTGAAGGCGTGTAGCGACTTGGGTTATCATGTCACAACAG ATGACACGAACAGGAAACTGGAAGTGCATAGTGAGACACGTTCTGCTCTAAAGCGGCGTCGGATGTTACAATTTGAAGACCAACCTGAAACATCCCTTTTCAGCAGTGAGAGTTTCTCTGCAATCTTGAAATCAAGC GCTAGAGATGATACATTTGATGAGCTTTTACCCGAAGGGTCTCAGCTTATAGAAGGGTTTTCAG AAGACGTCTCTGCCTCAAGCTTTGAGGGCCTTGATCTGTATGCTGAAGAGTGGTATGCTGAATGCTTAAATGATGCTGAGACTCCAACCCTACCTAATGACTT AAACTTTGGTTCACCTGATGTCCAAGTAGATATTTCAG AGTATCTAAATGTGCCACCAGAAACAGAAACCCGGGAAGTTCAGCGGCCTGTTACTCGTTCTTCTCCAAATGTTATCTTTAAAG CAGGTAGGAAATCTTTTTCAAGGCCGGTTTCAAAGCTACCATCTTCTATCATCTATCCATTTGCATTCATCAAACCATGTGGGGTTCATGGTGGTATGACTCTCAAGGACATAAACCAGAAAATCCGAAATCCACCACCAAAACCaaaggaagacaaagaagagcCTGTAGTGATCCAAACTTCTGCATTCTCTGGGAAACCTGTTGTAGGGAAGACTAAAATCCGCACCGAAGGAGGAAAAGGAAGCATCACGATAATGAGGACGAGAGGCTAA